One window of the Diospyros lotus cultivar Yz01 chromosome 12, ASM1463336v1, whole genome shotgun sequence genome contains the following:
- the LOC127786489 gene encoding protein LONGIFOLIA 1 isoform X2 — translation MTTGIIHDQNLEKQIEKQMGCMAGFFQLFDRHQILAGKRLCSTKRLTSTAAVDSTAESEKSNGSLAVSVETEKPQQTRPIASPSPDRMKASPLVEPRSPAAEVVTSAEKTGKSPLPLPVFEFKEGTRSSWKFSKEAPRLSLDSRATVDAKGSLYPREIRTNAATPSVNRRENFDDGATVDGDDKRRSPSVIARLMGLERLPESSAEPMKKAELRRSASESRVSRDLFPNRFIDGIESTSNSFNLRPLDTKEYSGRNARTEPPKPSYRTAGSSTWKSSQQRKSFFDSEDLFPEPKQTVSIFGEIEKRLKMRGIDEPTKDLETLKQILEALQLKGLLHSKKSSEHVRQRNFVYEQSFSSDESPIVVIKPSRLPVLPINRSFMNDSSPAIVRNRASVRRNLSNTIDNLPSVSPRRERPEINRNERNQLRARNSSSPTRRENNAKSPNSPGRRRPLSVETQRKASESIEQRRASPVHSPKFSPRRCGSDQTIASRSPRNRKPVVDIDPKDKITIPMVGEDELSSISEGSVSTSSQTDTERSKMEEYKGGRTLLERCDKLLHSIAEMTGTELQPSPVSVLDSSFYKDESSPSPVKKRTIDFKDQLGEFEEEIWSPAFSPIQSKCEEKSDDCDLDYICDILRASNYLPEDSDVFLLLEKQQYLKGKDTSKVSRLKRKLIFDIIAEILDRNRQLPPWKVLSRPNSSTSPSLPQIWSEFQRIRERDAAEDLFDVICGVLRKDLAGDAFNGWEDCPVEMSEAVLDIERLIFKDLVGETIRDLATVAANYTTVSAPRRKLVF, via the exons ATGACGACGGGGATAATACACGACCAGAATCTGGAAAAGCAGATTGAGAAGCAGATGGGTTGTATGGCTGGTTTCTTCCAACTATTCGATCGTCACCAGATTTTGGCTGGGAAAAGGCTATGCTCCACGAAGCGCCTAACTTCCACCGCG GCTGTTGATTCCACGGCAGAGTCGGAGAAGTCCAATGGGTCGCTTGCGGTTTCGGTAGAAACGGAAAAGCCACAGCAAACAAGACCAATCGCGTCGCCGAGTCCAGATCGTATGAAAGCTTCTCCGCTGGTGGAGCCTCGATCTCCGGCGGCGGAGGTCGTAACGTCAGCAGAAAAGACGGGTAAATCGCCGCTTCCTCTTCCGGTTTTTGAGTTCAAGGAGGGGACGAGGTCATCCTGGAAGTTCAGCAAAGAAGCGCCGAGGCTTTCTTTGGACAGCAGAGCAACTGTCGATGCAAAGGGAAGTCTTTACCCGAGGGAGATCCGAACAAATGCCGCCACACCATCGGTGAATCGACGTGAGAACTTCGACGACGGAGCTACAGTCGATGGTGACGACAAGCGTCGATCTCCGAGTGTCATTGCGCGGCTAATGGGCCTTGAGCGATTACCAGAATCAAGTGCAGAACCTATGAAGAAGGCGGAGCTGCGGAGATCTGCATCGGAGTCTAGAGTTTCAAGGGATCTATTTCCGAATCGTTTCATTGACG GGATTGAAAGCACCAGCAACTCGTTCAATCTTAGACCACTCGATACAAAGGAATATTCAGGCAGAAATGCGAGGACTGAACCGCCGAAGCCTTCTTATAGGACCGCAGGGTCATCGACATGGAAATCGTCTCAGCAGCGGAAGAGTTTCTTTGATTCAGAGGACTTATTTCCCGAGCCAAAGCAGACAGTATCAATCTTTGGAGAGATTGAGAAGAGACTAAAGATGAGAGGTATCGACGAGCCAACCAAGGATCTCGAGACCTTGAAGCAGATCCTGGAGGCTCTGCAACTCAAAGGACTTCTACATTCTAAGAAGTCTTCAGAACATGTCAGACAAAGAAACTTCGTATATGAGCAGAGCTTCTCGTCGGACGAATCACCGATCGTCGTCATCAAACCCTCGAGATTACCAGTTTTGCCCATCAACCGAAGCTTTATGAACGACTCTTCTCCAGCAATTGTCAGAAACAGAGCCAGTGTCCGCCGGAATCTCAGCAACACCATCGACAACCTCCCATCAGTTAGTCCACGGCGGGAACGGCCGGAGATCAATCGGAACGAACGGAATCAATTAAGAGCGAGAAATTCGAGCTCGCCGACTCGGAGGGAGAATAATGCTAAGAGTCCGAATTCACCAGGGAGAAGACGACCATTAAGCGTTGAGACTCAAAGAAAAGCCAGCGAGTCCATTGAGCAGAGAAGAGCATCTCCTGTTCATTCCCCAAAATTCAGCCCGAGGAGGTGCGGATCAGATCAAACCATCGCTTCTCGATCACCGCGGAACAGGAAACCAGTGGTTGACATTGATCCTAAGGATAAGATTACCATTCCTATGGTTGGAGAGGATGAATTATCCTCCATTTCCGAAGGCAGCGTCAGTACATCTTCTCAAACCGATACAGAG AGATCGAAAATGGAGGAATACAAAGGAGGGAGAACCCTGCTGGAGAGGTGCGACAAGCTGCTCCACAGCATTGCAGAGATGACCGGGACCGAGTTGCAACCGAGTCCCGTCTCTGTCCTTGACTCGTCCTTCTACAAGGACGAATCGTCTCCTTCACCTGTCAAGAAACGGACCATCGATTTCAAAG ATCAACTTGGCGAATTTGAAGAGGAAATCTGGAGCCCTGCGTTCTCGCCGATTCAATCGAAATGCGAAGAAAAATCCGATGATTGTGATTTGGACTACATCTGTGATATCCTTCGAGCTTCCAATTACCTTCCTGAAGACTCCGATGTATTCCTATTACTGGAGAAGCAACAGTACCTGAAAGGGAAAGACACCTCGAAAGTGTCCAGGCTCAAAAGGAAGCTGATATTCGACATCATCGCTGAAATTCTTGATCGGAACCGGCAATTGCCTCCGTGGAAAGTCCTTTCACGGCCTAATTCCAGCACTAGTCCGTCGCTGCCGCAGATTTGGTCCGAATTTCAAAGAATCCGGGAACGAGACGCCGCCGAGGACTTGTTCGACGTAATTTGCGGCGTTCTGCGGAAGGACTTGGCCGGCGACGCCTTCAACGGCTGGGAAGATTGCCCCGTGGAGATGTCCGAGGCCGTGCTGGACATCGAACGGCTGATATTCAAAGACCTTGTTGGCGAAACAATCCGAGATCTCGCTACAGTGGCCGCCAACTATACCACGGTCTCAGCGCCTCGCAGGAAATTGGTTTTCTGA
- the LOC127786489 gene encoding protein LONGIFOLIA 1 isoform X1, translating into MTTGIIHDQNLEKQIEKQMGCMAGFFQLFDRHQILAGKRLCSTKRLTSTAAVDSTAESEKSNGSLAVSVETEKPQQTRPIASPSPDRMKASPLVEPRSPAAEVVTSAEKTGKSPLPLPVFEFKEGTRSSWKFSKEAPRLSLDSRATVDAKGSLYPREIRTNAATPSVNRRENFDDGATVDGDDKRRSPSVIARLMGLERLPESSAEPMKKAELRRSASESRVSRDLFPNRFIDGNNFQLKQPIQSHNVGSNISSNVLRDNAGIESTSNSFNLRPLDTKEYSGRNARTEPPKPSYRTAGSSTWKSSQQRKSFFDSEDLFPEPKQTVSIFGEIEKRLKMRGIDEPTKDLETLKQILEALQLKGLLHSKKSSEHVRQRNFVYEQSFSSDESPIVVIKPSRLPVLPINRSFMNDSSPAIVRNRASVRRNLSNTIDNLPSVSPRRERPEINRNERNQLRARNSSSPTRRENNAKSPNSPGRRRPLSVETQRKASESIEQRRASPVHSPKFSPRRCGSDQTIASRSPRNRKPVVDIDPKDKITIPMVGEDELSSISEGSVSTSSQTDTERSKMEEYKGGRTLLERCDKLLHSIAEMTGTELQPSPVSVLDSSFYKDESSPSPVKKRTIDFKDQLGEFEEEIWSPAFSPIQSKCEEKSDDCDLDYICDILRASNYLPEDSDVFLLLEKQQYLKGKDTSKVSRLKRKLIFDIIAEILDRNRQLPPWKVLSRPNSSTSPSLPQIWSEFQRIRERDAAEDLFDVICGVLRKDLAGDAFNGWEDCPVEMSEAVLDIERLIFKDLVGETIRDLATVAANYTTVSAPRRKLVF; encoded by the exons ATGACGACGGGGATAATACACGACCAGAATCTGGAAAAGCAGATTGAGAAGCAGATGGGTTGTATGGCTGGTTTCTTCCAACTATTCGATCGTCACCAGATTTTGGCTGGGAAAAGGCTATGCTCCACGAAGCGCCTAACTTCCACCGCG GCTGTTGATTCCACGGCAGAGTCGGAGAAGTCCAATGGGTCGCTTGCGGTTTCGGTAGAAACGGAAAAGCCACAGCAAACAAGACCAATCGCGTCGCCGAGTCCAGATCGTATGAAAGCTTCTCCGCTGGTGGAGCCTCGATCTCCGGCGGCGGAGGTCGTAACGTCAGCAGAAAAGACGGGTAAATCGCCGCTTCCTCTTCCGGTTTTTGAGTTCAAGGAGGGGACGAGGTCATCCTGGAAGTTCAGCAAAGAAGCGCCGAGGCTTTCTTTGGACAGCAGAGCAACTGTCGATGCAAAGGGAAGTCTTTACCCGAGGGAGATCCGAACAAATGCCGCCACACCATCGGTGAATCGACGTGAGAACTTCGACGACGGAGCTACAGTCGATGGTGACGACAAGCGTCGATCTCCGAGTGTCATTGCGCGGCTAATGGGCCTTGAGCGATTACCAGAATCAAGTGCAGAACCTATGAAGAAGGCGGAGCTGCGGAGATCTGCATCGGAGTCTAGAGTTTCAAGGGATCTATTTCCGAATCGTTTCATTGACGGTAATAATTTCCAGCTAAAGCAACCGATCCAATCTCATAATGTTGGGAGTAACATTTCGAGCAATGTGTTGCGAGACAATGCAGGGATTGAAAGCACCAGCAACTCGTTCAATCTTAGACCACTCGATACAAAGGAATATTCAGGCAGAAATGCGAGGACTGAACCGCCGAAGCCTTCTTATAGGACCGCAGGGTCATCGACATGGAAATCGTCTCAGCAGCGGAAGAGTTTCTTTGATTCAGAGGACTTATTTCCCGAGCCAAAGCAGACAGTATCAATCTTTGGAGAGATTGAGAAGAGACTAAAGATGAGAGGTATCGACGAGCCAACCAAGGATCTCGAGACCTTGAAGCAGATCCTGGAGGCTCTGCAACTCAAAGGACTTCTACATTCTAAGAAGTCTTCAGAACATGTCAGACAAAGAAACTTCGTATATGAGCAGAGCTTCTCGTCGGACGAATCACCGATCGTCGTCATCAAACCCTCGAGATTACCAGTTTTGCCCATCAACCGAAGCTTTATGAACGACTCTTCTCCAGCAATTGTCAGAAACAGAGCCAGTGTCCGCCGGAATCTCAGCAACACCATCGACAACCTCCCATCAGTTAGTCCACGGCGGGAACGGCCGGAGATCAATCGGAACGAACGGAATCAATTAAGAGCGAGAAATTCGAGCTCGCCGACTCGGAGGGAGAATAATGCTAAGAGTCCGAATTCACCAGGGAGAAGACGACCATTAAGCGTTGAGACTCAAAGAAAAGCCAGCGAGTCCATTGAGCAGAGAAGAGCATCTCCTGTTCATTCCCCAAAATTCAGCCCGAGGAGGTGCGGATCAGATCAAACCATCGCTTCTCGATCACCGCGGAACAGGAAACCAGTGGTTGACATTGATCCTAAGGATAAGATTACCATTCCTATGGTTGGAGAGGATGAATTATCCTCCATTTCCGAAGGCAGCGTCAGTACATCTTCTCAAACCGATACAGAG AGATCGAAAATGGAGGAATACAAAGGAGGGAGAACCCTGCTGGAGAGGTGCGACAAGCTGCTCCACAGCATTGCAGAGATGACCGGGACCGAGTTGCAACCGAGTCCCGTCTCTGTCCTTGACTCGTCCTTCTACAAGGACGAATCGTCTCCTTCACCTGTCAAGAAACGGACCATCGATTTCAAAG ATCAACTTGGCGAATTTGAAGAGGAAATCTGGAGCCCTGCGTTCTCGCCGATTCAATCGAAATGCGAAGAAAAATCCGATGATTGTGATTTGGACTACATCTGTGATATCCTTCGAGCTTCCAATTACCTTCCTGAAGACTCCGATGTATTCCTATTACTGGAGAAGCAACAGTACCTGAAAGGGAAAGACACCTCGAAAGTGTCCAGGCTCAAAAGGAAGCTGATATTCGACATCATCGCTGAAATTCTTGATCGGAACCGGCAATTGCCTCCGTGGAAAGTCCTTTCACGGCCTAATTCCAGCACTAGTCCGTCGCTGCCGCAGATTTGGTCCGAATTTCAAAGAATCCGGGAACGAGACGCCGCCGAGGACTTGTTCGACGTAATTTGCGGCGTTCTGCGGAAGGACTTGGCCGGCGACGCCTTCAACGGCTGGGAAGATTGCCCCGTGGAGATGTCCGAGGCCGTGCTGGACATCGAACGGCTGATATTCAAAGACCTTGTTGGCGAAACAATCCGAGATCTCGCTACAGTGGCCGCCAACTATACCACGGTCTCAGCGCCTCGCAGGAAATTGGTTTTCTGA
- the LOC127786518 gene encoding ammonium transporter 2 member 5-like: protein MNKGDNAWQLTAATLVGLQSVPGLVILYGSIVKKKWAVNSAFMALYAFAAVLVCWVGWGNRMSFGSSFIHILGQPDVALDQKFLLQPAFMGMFPTATMVYFQFVFAAITLILIAGAVLGRMNFLAWMLFVPLWLTFSYTFGAYSLWCPDGWLMKLGVIDYSGGFVVHLSSGVAGFTAAYWVGPRSNKDRERFPPNNIILMLGGAGLLWMGWTGFNGGDPFVASVDASLAVLNTHVCAATSLLTWLLLDILFFDKPSVIGATQGMITGLVCITPAAGVVQGWAAIVMGLASGSLPWFTMMVLHKKIRLLKQVDDTMAVFHTHAVAGSLGGILAGCFADPKLCRLFYAVQDWKRYTGLFYGWHNGDTTAGFRQLGVQLIGIAFVVGWNVAMTSLICVLIGMIVPLRLSEEELRIGDYAVHGEEAYALWGDGEKFEHSKLSSTPWA, encoded by the exons ATGAACAAAGGCGACAACGCATGGCAGCTCACGGCCGCGACGCTGGTGGGGCTCCAGAGTGTTCCGGGGCTGGTCATCCTCTACGGCAGCATCGTCAAGAAGAAATGGGCCGTGAACTCCGCCTTCATGGCGCTCTACGCCTTCGCGGCGGTGCTCGTTTGCTGGGTCGGCTGGGGCAACCGGATGTCCTTTGGCAGCAGCTTCATCCACATCCTCGGCCAGCCCGACGTCGCCCTCGACCAGAAGTTCCTGCTCCAGCCAGCGTTTATGGGGATGTTCCCGACCGCCACGATGGTGTACTTCCAGTTCGTTTTCGCGGCGATCACGCTGATTCTCATCGCCGGCGCTGTGCTTGGCCGGATGAATTTCCTGGCCTGGATGCTGTTCGTACCGCTTTGGTTGACCTTCTCGTACACCTTCGGGGCGTATAGCCTGTGGTGCCCCGACGGCTGGTTGATGAAGCTGGGCGTCATTGATTACTCCGGCGGCTTCGTCGTCCACCTCTCCTCCGGCGTCGCTGGTTTCACCGCCGCTTATTGG GTGGGACCGAGATCGAACAAGGATCGAGAGAGGTTTCCGCCGAACAACATAATACTGATGCTGGGAGGCGCGGGGCTGCTGTGGATGGGGTGGACTGGATTCAACGGCGGCGATCCTTTTGTCGCCAGCGTCGACGCATCTCTCGCCGTCCTCAACACCCACGTGTGCGCCGCCACCAGCTTGCTCACGTGGCTGCTTCTCGACATTCTCTTCTTCGACAAGCCCTCTGTCATCGGCGCCACCCAGGGCATGATCACCGGCCTCGTCTGCATCACTCCCGCCGCCG GAGTGGTGCAGGGCTGGGCCGCCATCGTGATGGGGCTAGCGTCGGGGAGCCTGCCGTGGTTCACGATGATGGTACTACACAAGAAGATACGATTGCTGAAGCAAGTCGACGACACGATGGCGGTGTTCCACACGCACGCGGTGGCCGGTAGCCTTGGCGGTATCCTCGCCGGATGCTTCGCCGATCCCAAGCTCTGCCGGCTGTTTTACGCGGTCCAGGACTGGAAGCGGTACACGGGTCTTTTCTACGGGTGGCACAACGGCGACACCACGGCGGGGTTCCGGCAGCTGGGAGTTCAGCTGATCGGAATCGCGTTCGTCGTGGGGTGGAACGTGGCGATGACAAGCTTGATCTGTGTGTTGATCGGGATGATCGTGCCGCTGAGATTGTCGGAAGAAGAGCTTAGAATTGGGGATTACGCCGTTCATGGCGAGGAGGCCTATGCTCTGTGGGGCGACGGCGAGAAGTTTGAGCATTCCAAGCTCAGCTCAACTCCATGGGCCTGA